The DNA region GCTTTAGAGCCTGCCGTGCAGCTCGTCGCCGCTCGGCAGCCGGCCGTCCGGCGTCAGATGATTGACCGCGTCGGGCAGATACTGGCTCAGCCCCTGCAGCAATTCGTCAGGTGACAGGCCGCTCTGCGACGCCAGCGAGTTGATCTGGTCGGCGCCGAGCGCGTTGGCGAGGTCGCCGGGCGCGATCTGCTTGTTGGGGCCGTTGCTGACCCAGGAATTGGCCGCGTCGCCATGGCCCTTGTCCTTCAACTGGCCGAGCAGATCGCCGAGGCCGCCGCTCAGCACGGAGCCAGCGGCGCCGCCGGCGAGCAGGCCGCCGAGGCCGCCCTTCAGCAGATCGGATAATCCGCCACTGCCGCCGAGGCCGCCGGGCAGGCCAGCTGTGACATTGCCGGGAAGCGACGGAGCCTGCGATGGCGTCGGCGCGGGGGCCGGGGCGCCGGGCTGGCTGCCGGTGAAATGCTTGACGGTCTTCCAGGCGAGCAGTGCCAGGATGGCCATCGTCATCGGCGACATGCCGCCGCCCGAACTGTCGGATTGAGAGCTTGGCGCGCTCGGCCCGCGCGGGCCGTTCTGCATGCCGTTGAGTACGTCGAGCAAACCCATGGTCGTCTCCTGCCGCAACCGTGCCCCGAGCCGGAAACATAGCTTTGGCCCATGACGGTTACAAGGCGAACCGGGGTGGTCGGCGGCGCGTTGAAATGGGCAGCGCCGCCAAGGTCTGCTATCGAGGTTGAATGAACGGACATTTGGCCAGATGAACGACCAGCCGATCGGCATCGCAGGCGCCGGCAGCATCGGCTGCTTCGTCGGCGGCATGCTGGCCGCCGCCGGCCGCCGCGTTGCGCTGCTGGCGCGACTGCGGGTGGTCGACGAGATTACCGCCAATGGCTTGCGCGTCAGCAGTTTCGACGGCTCGGAGCGGATCATCCCGGCCGACCGGATGACGCTGTCGGACGACCCGGCGATCTTCCGCGATGCGCAGACGGTGCTGGTGACGGTGAAGAGCGCCGATACCCCCGAGATGGCCGATCTCGTCGCCCGCCATGCGCCCGACGATGCCGTGGTGGTCAGCCTGCAGAACGGCGTCGGCAATGTGCCGCGCCTGCGCGAGCATCTCGCAGGCCGCCGCGTGCTCGGCGGCATGGTGCCGTTCAACGTGGTCGCACTCGGCAATGGCCGCTTTCATCGCTCGACCTCGGGCGACATCGTGATCGCGCAGGACGACGCCGGCACCGCGGCGCGGCTCGCCGTTCAGGGCCTTGCGGTCGGCGCCACCGACAACATCGATGGCGTGCAATGGGGCAAGCTGATCGTCAATCTCAACAACGCGCTCAACGCGCTCGCCGATATTCCGCTTCGCCAACAGCTCGCGCAGCGCAGTTGGCGGTATTTATTCGCCGACCAGATGGTCGAGGGCCTGGCCGCGGTGCGCGCCGAGGGCATCAGGCCGGTCTCGCCGACGCCGCTGCCGTCGAGCTGGATGCCGCCCTTGCTGCGGCTGCCCGATGCGCTGTTCGACATGCTGCTCGGCCGCACCATGAAGATCGATCCGGAGGCGCGCTCCTCGATGTGGGAGGATCTCAAGCGCGGCCGCCGCACCGAGATCGACTATCTGCAGGGCGTGATCACGGAGATTGCCGACCGCTGCGGGCTCGAGGCGCCGTTGTCGCGGCGGATCATCGCGCTGATCCGGAAAGCGGAAGCCAGTGGCGACGGCTCGCCGGGCCTGACGCCGGAGCAGATTCGCTCCGGCGGCACGCCATGAATCGGCGGTCATTCGTCGGCCAAATCGTCGAAGCATGCGGAGGGATGACACCATGATGCGATCTTGTACGGTGCTGCTCACGCTGGCGGTGCTTGCGGCCGGCTCGGTCCGCGCCGCGCCGCCGACGGTGGTGCCGTCGCCGGGCTATGATGCGCGCTTGCAGGAGCAGCGCGCTGCGGCCGCTGCGTCGAGCCGGTCGGCAATGCCTGCTCACGAGCCGATCGCGCGCCGGCACCACAAGCGCGTCCGCGCGCGCTGATCCGTCGAAGAGAAGGTCCGAGATGAAGTTGCTTGTCCTTGCGCTCGCCGTCCTGCTCGGCCTCGTGACGGCTGCCGGCGCCGCCGACTATGCCGGTTCGATCAGCGCCTACCGGCGCGCTCACGGCATGCCCTCGGTCAAGCTCGATGGAAAGCTCAACGCGATGGCGCTGAAGCAGGCGCAGGCGATGTCGGCGGCCGGATCGGTCAGTCATTCCGCCGGCGGCAGCTTCTTCACGCGCATCGCGCCGTTGAAGAAGCAGCGTGCCGCGGAAAATATCGGCGCCGGTTACATCGCCTTCGCCGAGATGCTGAAGCAGTGGGAAGAATCCACCGGCCATCGCGAGAACCTGCTGATGCCTGGCGCCAGGCGCGTCGGCGTCGCTTTCGTCGACAATCCGAAGTCGCCGTACCGCAGGTTCTGGGCGATGCTGATTACCGACTGACGCGAAAGCGCTAGTTGCGCTTCGCCGTCCTGGTCGGCGTGGTGGGCTGCGATGTGAACAGCTTCTTGAGGCCGTCGAGCCCTTGCGACAGGTTGGGCCATTCGCACGAGAACGAGCTCTTCGCGCATTGCGCGGCCCTGATCCGCGCGGCCTGTTTGACCGGACTGGCGACCGGCATCGGCACTCTTTCGGGCTGACTGCGCAGCGCAACCTGCTCGATCCGTCGCGGCGGCTGCTGTTGCGGCTCTTGTTGTTCCTGCAGCTTCTGCTGCTGTTCGAGTTGCTTGGCGTTGAATGCCGCGACGATGTTCGAGCGCCGCTGCTGGTCGAGATAAGCGGTATAGTCCTGGTCGATCTTCTTCTGCTCGTCCGGGGTCGGATTTGGGCCCGCGATGTCGAAGCTGCGATCCTGCATGAAGTCGTAGTAGGTGTAGCCGCCGCCGGGCTTGCGGCGTCCCGCGAACTTGGCGTTGCAATCGGCGAGCTGCGCGGTCTTGTCTTCCTTGGTCTTGGCCTTCTCGGCGCGATCGGCGCAGTCCTCGAAATCCTTCGGACCGCTGTGCCACCATTGCGCCTGCGCGGGCGCGAGCGTGATGCAGGCGGCGAACGCGGCGACAGCCAACGTCGATGATCGTGACGGCATCACGGACATTGAATCAAACTCGAACGACACGGATTGACCTGATTGTCGCCATTTCGGTGACGCTTGTCACGCTGGAACCCGGCGAATTTCGCAACACGTGGAACCGCGATGCGCGGCTGTGTCTGATCGAACACAGCCCTCCGCATTGCCGCCACATTTCAAACAGTTCTTGGGCACAGTGTGTGGAAAACTTCGGGATTCAATTCGCGCTGCGTTGAATCTCTCACTTCACCTTGTGCAGCAGCGCGACCAACTCTGCCTGCCGGTGCGTGCCGGTTTTCTGGAAGATCGCCTTGAGTTGATTGCGCGCGGTGGCGAGCGCGACGCCGGCCTCTTTCGCCGCATCTTCGATCGACGTGCCGCGGGCGAGCCGCGTCGCGAGGCGTGCCTGCGCCGGCGTGAGCTCGAAGGTGGCTGATAGCAACGCCTGGTCGAACGCAGCGCTGCCTTCGAGGTCGCGGATCAGCAGGATCGCGCGGGCGCCAAGGAAGGGCGAACGCGCCGCCGGCGGTACCGGTTGCATCTGGATCACGATCGGCCGCTTGTCGATCCTGCGCACCACGATTGGCGCCGTCGGCAATGGCAGCAAGTCCGAGGTGTGCTCA from Bradyrhizobium genosp. L includes:
- a CDS encoding YidB family protein, producing the protein MGLLDVLNGMQNGPRGPSAPSSQSDSSGGGMSPMTMAILALLAWKTVKHFTGSQPGAPAPAPTPSQAPSLPGNVTAGLPGGLGGSGGLSDLLKGGLGGLLAGGAAGSVLSGGLGDLLGQLKDKGHGDAANSWVSNGPNKQIAPGDLANALGADQINSLASQSGLSPDELLQGLSQYLPDAVNHLTPDGRLPSGDELHGRL
- a CDS encoding 2-dehydropantoate 2-reductase, with the protein product MNDQPIGIAGAGSIGCFVGGMLAAAGRRVALLARLRVVDEITANGLRVSSFDGSERIIPADRMTLSDDPAIFRDAQTVLVTVKSADTPEMADLVARHAPDDAVVVSLQNGVGNVPRLREHLAGRRVLGGMVPFNVVALGNGRFHRSTSGDIVIAQDDAGTAARLAVQGLAVGATDNIDGVQWGKLIVNLNNALNALADIPLRQQLAQRSWRYLFADQMVEGLAAVRAEGIRPVSPTPLPSSWMPPLLRLPDALFDMLLGRTMKIDPEARSSMWEDLKRGRRTEIDYLQGVITEIADRCGLEAPLSRRIIALIRKAEASGDGSPGLTPEQIRSGGTP
- a CDS encoding CAP domain-containing protein; the encoded protein is MKLLVLALAVLLGLVTAAGAADYAGSISAYRRAHGMPSVKLDGKLNAMALKQAQAMSAAGSVSHSAGGSFFTRIAPLKKQRAAENIGAGYIAFAEMLKQWEESTGHRENLLMPGARRVGVAFVDNPKSPYRRFWAMLITD